A DNA window from Equus przewalskii isolate Varuska chromosome 12, EquPr2, whole genome shotgun sequence contains the following coding sequences:
- the NPTX2 gene encoding neuronal pentraxin-2, which yields MLALLAAGVALAVAAGAQDGPSPGSRFVCTALPPEAARAGCPLPAMPMQGGALSPEEELRAAVLQLRETVVQQKETLGAQREAIRELTGKLARCEGLAGGKAPGRAAGKDTMGDLPRDPGHVVEQLSRSLQTLKDRLESLEHQLRVNVSNAALPSDFREMLQQRLAELERQLLHKVAELEDEKSLLHNETSAHRQKTESALNALLQRVTELERGNSAFKTPDAFKVSLPLRTNYLYGKIKKTLPELFAFTICLWLRSSASPGIGTPFSYAVPGQANEIVLIEWGNNPIELLINDKVAQLPLFVSDGKWHHICVTWTTRDGMWEAFQDGEKLGTGENLAPWHPIKPGGVLILGQEQDTVGGRFDATQAFVGELSQFNIWDRVLRAQEIVNIANCSTNMPGNIIPWVDNNVDVFGGASKWPVETCEERLLDL from the exons ATGCTGGCGCTGCTGGCCGCCGGCGTGGCGCTCGCCGTGGCCGCCGGGGCCCAGGACGGCCCCTCGCCCGGCAGCCGCTTCGTGTGCACGGCGCTGCCCCCGGAGGCGGCGCGCGCCGGCTGCCCGCTGCCCGCGATGCCCATGCAGGGCGGCGCGCTGAGCCCCGAGGAGGAGCTGCGGGCCGCGGTGCTGCAGCTGCGCGAGACCGTCGTGCAGCAGAAGGAGACGCTGGGCGCGCAGCGCGAGGCCATCCGCGAGCTCACGGGCAAGCTGGCGCGCTGCGAGGGGCTGGCGGGCGGCAAGGCGCCGGGCCGGGCCGCGGGCAAGGACACGATGGGCGACCTGCCGCGGGACCCCGGCCACGTCGTGGAGCAGCTCAGCCGCTCGCTGCAGACCCTCAAGGACCGCCTGGAGAGCCTCGAG CACCAGCTCCGAGTGAACGTATCGAACGCTGCGCTGCCCAGCGACTTCCGAGAGATGCTCCAGCAGCGGCTCGCCGAGCTGGAGAGGCAGCTGCTGCACAAGGTGGCCGAGCTGGAGGACGAGAAGTCCCTGCTCCACAATGAGACCTCGGCTCACCGCCAGAAGACCGAGAGCGCCCTGAACGCCCTCCTGCAGAGGGTGACGGAGCTGGAGCGCG gcAACAGTGCGTTCAAGACCCCTGATGCATTCAAAGTGTCTCTCCCTCTCCGCACTAACTACCTGTACGGCAAGATCAAGAAGACGCTGCCCGAACTGTTCGCATTCACCATCTGCCTGTGGCTGCGCTCCAGCGCCTCGCCGGGCATCGGCACCCCGTTCTCTTACGCGGTGCCCGGACAGGCCAACGAGATCGTGCTGATCGAGTGGGGCAACAACCCCATCGAGCTGCTCATCAACGACAAG GTCGCACAGCTGCCCCTGTTTGTCAGTGACGGCAAGTGGCACCACATCTGTGTCACCTGGACGACGCGGGATGGCATGTGGGAGGCTTTCCAGGATGGGGAGAAGCTCGGCACCGGGGAGAACCTGGCCCCTTGGCACCCCATCAAGCCGGGGGGTGTGCTCATCCTCGGGCAGGAGCAG GACACCGTTGGGGGCAGGTTTGATGCCACACAGGCGTTTGTGGGGGAGCTCAGCCAGTTCAACATATGGGACCGCGTCCTTCGTGCGCAAGAAATCGTCAACATCGCCAACTGCTCCACAAACATGCCGGGCAACATCATCCCCTGGGTGGACAACAACGTCGACGTGTTTGGGGGGGCTTCCAAGTGGCCTGTGGAGACCTGTGAGGAGCGTCTCCTTGACTTGTAG